One genomic region from Nocardia vinacea encodes:
- a CDS encoding aldehyde dehydrogenase (NADP(+)), with protein sequence MNSTTHNLREDSMDTDLDELVRIIAAATDAAGRLADTTPTERAQWLTHIADALDAAADELVPLAAAETHLPETPRLRGELTRTTFQLRLFADVLADGEFLAATVDHADPSWPMGPRPDIRRSLVPIGPTLVFAASNFPFAFSVAGGDTASALAAGCPVVLKAHPGHPRLSDRTGTIVREALTAAGAPDGTFAVIHGVEAGTTALRHPDIAAASFTGSLAGGRALFDIASSRPRPIPFYGELGSVNPVVVLPGAIRARGQQIVEGFVGSFTLGAGQFCTKPGVLLLPSEHGLTDALTTAVAAVPHRPLLNEHIANGFRSRVTTLRGNSAVTALSAPDELLAPTLLSVRATDFRSGGAALQAECFGPAALVVEYANPIELEQVLHQLEPGLTATIVAENSEIDDVRPLLPALAALAGRLLWNDWPTGVTVSWAQQHGGPYPATTAPTTTSVGTAAIARFLRPIAWQGFPDQLLPPALREANPWRLPRRVDGKRD encoded by the coding sequence ATGAACAGCACCACCCACAACCTTCGGGAGGATTCCATGGACACCGACCTCGACGAACTCGTGCGGATCATCGCCGCTGCGACCGACGCCGCAGGCCGCCTCGCCGACACCACACCCACCGAACGCGCACAGTGGCTCACCCATATCGCCGATGCCCTGGATGCCGCCGCCGATGAACTCGTACCGCTCGCCGCAGCCGAGACCCATCTGCCCGAAACACCCCGCTTGCGTGGCGAATTGACCCGCACCACCTTTCAGTTGCGACTGTTCGCCGACGTGCTCGCCGATGGAGAATTCCTCGCCGCCACCGTGGATCACGCCGATCCGAGCTGGCCGATGGGACCGCGACCCGATATCCGGCGCAGCCTCGTACCGATCGGCCCCACGCTCGTTTTCGCCGCGAGCAACTTTCCGTTCGCGTTCAGCGTCGCGGGTGGCGATACCGCTTCGGCACTGGCGGCGGGCTGTCCCGTTGTCCTCAAGGCACATCCGGGTCACCCGCGACTGTCCGATCGGACCGGCACGATTGTGCGCGAAGCATTGACAGCGGCCGGGGCACCGGACGGCACCTTCGCGGTCATCCACGGCGTCGAAGCGGGCACTACCGCTTTGCGCCATCCAGATATCGCCGCCGCATCGTTCACCGGTTCACTGGCGGGTGGCCGGGCGCTGTTCGATATCGCATCGTCACGACCGCGTCCGATCCCGTTCTACGGCGAACTCGGCAGCGTCAATCCGGTAGTGGTACTCCCCGGCGCGATTCGCGCGCGCGGACAACAGATCGTCGAGGGTTTCGTCGGATCGTTCACCCTCGGTGCCGGACAGTTCTGCACCAAACCCGGTGTGCTGCTGCTGCCTTCGGAGCACGGACTCACCGATGCGCTGACCACCGCGGTCGCGGCCGTGCCGCACCGGCCGCTACTCAACGAGCACATCGCCAACGGCTTCCGATCGCGCGTCACCACCCTGCGCGGAAATTCCGCAGTCACTGCCCTTTCGGCACCCGACGAGCTGCTCGCACCGACCTTACTGAGCGTGCGCGCCACCGATTTCCGGTCAGGCGGTGCGGCCCTGCAGGCGGAATGCTTCGGCCCGGCGGCGCTGGTCGTCGAATACGCGAATCCCATTGAGTTGGAACAGGTTCTGCACCAGCTCGAGCCCGGACTCACTGCGACGATCGTTGCGGAGAACTCCGAGATCGACGATGTGCGCCCCCTCCTGCCCGCCCTCGCCGCACTCGCCGGCCGCCTGCTGTGGAACGACTGGCCCACCGGTGTCACGGTCAGCTGGGCCCAACAGCACGGCGGCCCCTACCCGGCCACGACCGCACCGACCACCACCTCGGTGGGTACCGCCGCCATCGCCCGCTTCCTGCGGCCGATCGCCTGGCAGGGCTTCCCGGATCAACTGCTCC